The Aeromicrobium senzhongii genome includes a window with the following:
- a CDS encoding DUF1345 domain-containing protein, whose product MNRGASHLLLMVVTGVPAGILAAVLSAGPVAPVIGWGTACAAYVLHIYLTTRRLDATGTRAHALEADPSRHFTEAAMVLATVASFGAVGYMLVAQADTHTAERVRALLAVGSVACSWIMIHTLYTLRYAGAYYSGPAGGVDFNTEDPPRYGDFAYMAFTVGMTYQIADTNLQSSRLRSLTLRHGLLSYLFGTVILVTAINLGANFVR is encoded by the coding sequence GTGAACCGGGGAGCCAGCCATCTGCTGTTGATGGTCGTCACCGGGGTCCCGGCCGGGATCCTGGCGGCGGTGCTCTCGGCCGGACCGGTCGCCCCCGTCATTGGCTGGGGAACGGCCTGTGCCGCGTACGTCCTGCACATCTACCTGACGACCCGGCGCCTGGACGCGACCGGCACGCGGGCGCACGCGCTGGAGGCCGACCCGTCGCGACACTTCACGGAGGCCGCGATGGTGCTGGCGACGGTCGCCAGCTTCGGCGCCGTCGGCTACATGCTCGTGGCCCAGGCCGACACCCACACGGCCGAGCGGGTCCGTGCGCTGCTGGCGGTGGGCAGTGTGGCGTGCTCGTGGATCATGATCCACACGCTCTACACGCTGCGCTACGCCGGCGCCTACTACAGCGGGCCGGCGGGCGGGGTCGACTTCAACACCGAGGACCCGCCGCGCTACGGCGACTTCGCCTACATGGCCTTCACCGTGGGGATGACCTACCAGATCGCCGACACCAACCTGCAGAGCAGCCGACTGCGGTCGCTCACCCTGCGCCACGGATTGCTCTCGTACCTGTTCGGCACGGTCATCCTCGTCACCGCGATCAACCTCGGGGCGAACTTCGTCCGGTGA
- the lysA gene encoding diaminopimelate decarboxylase: MRSHEAGALHGQAGSRGPEWLREPDDANQLVPHLWAANVSKVDGVLTVAGQSAPELAQEFGTPLYVVDEDDFRSRARAFRDAFPTADVYYAGKAFLCVATARWIAEEGLNLDVCTGGELAVALRAGFPTERIGHHGNNKSVAELRRCLEVGVGRIVIDSFEEIERLGALTAELGVRAPVMVRVTAGVEAHTHEYISTSHEDQKFGFSISDGAALEAVRRVLATDGLDFLGLHSHIGSQIFVTDGFEVAARRVLRLHAQIARELGVTAPELDLGGGFGIAYTTQDDPRAPEDLGSEIVKIVTDECAALGMDVPQLSIEPGRAIAGPSTFTLYEVGTTKAVGLDNGGSRLYVSVDGGMSDNIRPALYGADYSCTLASRESHARPVLARVVGKHCESGDIVVKSEFLPSDVAAGDLLAVPGTGAYCRSLANNYNHVPRAAVVAVRDGEARLILRRETEDDLLALDVE; this comes from the coding sequence ATGCGTTCCCACGAGGCGGGTGCCCTGCACGGTCAGGCCGGCAGCCGGGGCCCGGAGTGGCTCCGCGAGCCCGACGACGCCAACCAGCTCGTGCCGCACCTGTGGGCGGCCAACGTCAGCAAGGTCGACGGGGTCCTGACGGTCGCCGGCCAGTCGGCCCCCGAGCTGGCCCAGGAGTTCGGCACGCCGCTCTACGTCGTCGACGAGGACGACTTCCGGTCCCGGGCCCGCGCCTTCCGCGACGCGTTCCCGACCGCCGACGTCTACTACGCCGGCAAGGCGTTCCTGTGCGTCGCCACGGCCCGCTGGATCGCCGAGGAGGGTCTCAACCTCGACGTGTGCACCGGCGGCGAGCTGGCCGTCGCGCTGCGGGCGGGGTTCCCGACCGAGCGCATCGGCCACCACGGCAACAACAAGTCGGTGGCCGAGCTGCGCCGGTGCCTCGAGGTCGGTGTCGGCCGCATCGTCATCGACTCCTTCGAGGAGATCGAGCGCCTCGGCGCCCTCACCGCCGAGCTGGGTGTCCGGGCGCCGGTCATGGTGCGCGTCACCGCCGGCGTGGAGGCCCACACCCACGAGTACATCTCGACCTCGCACGAGGACCAGAAGTTCGGCTTCTCGATCTCCGACGGCGCAGCGCTCGAGGCCGTGCGGCGCGTGCTGGCCACCGACGGACTGGACTTCCTCGGTCTGCACTCGCACATTGGCTCGCAGATCTTCGTCACCGACGGCTTCGAGGTGGCCGCCCGCCGGGTCCTGCGTCTGCATGCGCAGATCGCCCGCGAGCTGGGCGTCACGGCGCCCGAGCTCGACCTCGGCGGTGGCTTCGGCATCGCCTACACGACCCAGGACGATCCCCGGGCCCCCGAGGACCTGGGCAGCGAGATCGTCAAGATCGTCACCGACGAGTGCGCCGCGCTCGGGATGGACGTGCCGCAGCTGTCGATCGAGCCCGGCCGCGCCATCGCCGGACCGTCCACGTTCACGCTGTACGAGGTCGGCACGACCAAGGCGGTCGGTCTCGACAACGGCGGCTCGCGCCTCTACGTCTCGGTCGACGGCGGGATGAGCGACAACATCCGGCCCGCGCTCTACGGCGCCGACTATTCGTGCACGCTCGCCTCCCGCGAGTCGCACGCCCGGCCGGTCCTGGCGCGCGTCGTGGGCAAGCACTGCGAGTCCGGCGACATCGTCGTCAAGTCCGAGTTCCTGCCGTCGGACGTGGCCGCCGGCGACCTGCTCGCCGTCCCGGGGACGGGCGCCTACTGCCGCTCGCTGGCCAACAACTACAACCACGTGCCGCGCGCGGCCGTGGTGGCGGTCCGAGACGGCGAGGCGCGGTTGATCCTGCGTCGCGAGACCGAGGACGACCTGCTCGCGCTCGACGTCGAGTGA
- the argS gene encoding arginine--tRNA ligase: MTPEQLSDAIVAALTSLVDAGRVTLSDPVPSQVRVERPKVKEHGDYATNIAMQLGKKAGMNPREFAELLATELAGADGISAAEVAGPGFLNIRVAAGAQGEIARHVLEAGATYGHGAPTGRKVDLEFISANPTGPLHLGHTRWAAVGDAIARVMAAAGDDVTREFYINDRGNQMDKFGASLMARAHGEEPPEDGYHGAYVADLAARIVEADPGITSLPRDEQAVAFREAGYALQLHEHQSELAELNTHFDVWFSERSLHESDAVDRSLARLREQGRLFEADGATWMRTTDFGDDKDRVLLRGNGELTYFASDTAYYVDKRDRGFDTCIYLLGADHHGYVGRLNAMAACVGDTPGEQIQVLIGQLVKILQNGQELKLSKRAGTIVSLRELIDLIGVDPLRYTLIRYPADSPLTLDVAEMTRKSNDNPVYYVQYAHARLSSIVRNGADLGLAADLETFDPSQLVEERAGALLRALAEFPRVVARAAELREPHRIARYLEETASTFHKFYDECRVLPQGDEEPTDTHRARLVLVAATRQVLANGLDLLGVSAPDRM; encoded by the coding sequence GTGACCCCCGAGCAGCTTTCCGACGCCATCGTCGCGGCCCTGACGTCCCTCGTGGACGCCGGCCGCGTGACCCTTTCCGACCCGGTTCCCAGCCAGGTGCGCGTCGAGCGACCGAAGGTCAAGGAGCACGGCGACTACGCCACGAACATCGCGATGCAGCTGGGCAAGAAGGCCGGCATGAACCCGCGCGAGTTCGCCGAGCTGCTCGCCACGGAGCTGGCCGGTGCCGACGGCATCTCGGCCGCCGAGGTCGCCGGTCCCGGCTTCCTGAACATCCGGGTCGCCGCGGGCGCGCAGGGCGAGATCGCCCGTCACGTCCTCGAGGCCGGTGCCACGTACGGCCACGGCGCGCCGACCGGCCGCAAGGTCGACCTCGAGTTCATCAGCGCCAACCCGACCGGCCCGTTGCACCTGGGCCACACCCGCTGGGCCGCCGTCGGCGACGCGATCGCGCGCGTCATGGCCGCGGCCGGTGACGACGTCACCCGCGAGTTCTACATCAACGACCGCGGCAACCAGATGGACAAGTTCGGCGCCTCGCTGATGGCGCGGGCGCACGGCGAGGAGCCGCCCGAGGACGGGTACCACGGCGCGTACGTCGCCGACCTGGCCGCGCGGATCGTCGAGGCCGACCCGGGCATCACCTCCTTGCCGCGCGACGAGCAGGCGGTCGCCTTCCGCGAGGCCGGGTACGCCCTGCAGCTGCACGAGCACCAGTCCGAGCTGGCGGAGCTCAACACGCACTTCGACGTGTGGTTCTCCGAGCGGTCGCTGCACGAGTCCGACGCGGTCGACCGCAGCCTCGCGCGCCTGCGCGAACAGGGCCGGCTGTTCGAGGCCGACGGCGCGACGTGGATGCGCACCACCGACTTCGGTGACGACAAGGACCGCGTCCTGCTGCGCGGCAACGGCGAGCTGACCTACTTCGCGTCCGACACGGCCTACTACGTCGACAAGCGCGACCGCGGCTTCGACACCTGCATCTACCTGCTGGGCGCCGACCACCACGGCTACGTCGGGCGCCTCAACGCCATGGCGGCCTGCGTCGGCGACACCCCCGGTGAGCAGATCCAGGTGCTCATCGGCCAGCTGGTCAAGATCCTGCAGAACGGTCAGGAGCTCAAGCTCAGCAAGCGGGCCGGCACGATCGTGTCGCTGCGCGAGCTGATCGACCTCATCGGCGTCGACCCGCTGCGGTACACGCTCATCCGGTACCCGGCCGACTCGCCGCTGACCCTCGATGTCGCCGAGATGACCCGCAAGAGCAACGACAACCCGGTCTACTACGTCCAGTACGCCCACGCCCGGCTCTCGTCGATCGTGCGCAACGGCGCCGACCTCGGGCTGGCCGCCGACCTCGAGACGTTCGACCCGTCGCAGCTGGTGGAGGAGCGGGCGGGTGCGCTGTTGCGCGCCCTCGCCGAGTTCCCCCGCGTCGTCGCCCGCGCCGCCGAGCTGCGCGAGCCGCACCGCATCGCGCGGTACCTCGAGGAGACCGCGTCGACCTTCCACAAGTTCTACGACGAGTGCCGCGTCCTCCCGCAGGGTGACGAGGAGCCGACCGACACGCACCGTGCGCGCCTCGTGCTGGTCGCCGCGACGCGTCAGGTCCTGGCCAACGGGCTCGACCTGCTCGGCGTCTCCGCGCCGGATCGGATGTGA
- a CDS encoding response regulator: MPPTVLVVDDTASIRFLIRTNLELAGFDVIEAEDGQDCLDVLAGLETLPDVITMDMMMPRMDGVTAITRVRANPRFARVGLVMVSTQSQQIDLNRAAAAGVDEYVTKPFDPDTLVATVRRVLESRR; the protein is encoded by the coding sequence GTGCCCCCCACCGTGCTGGTCGTCGACGACACGGCGTCGATCCGTTTCCTGATTCGCACGAACCTCGAGCTGGCCGGATTCGACGTGATCGAGGCCGAGGACGGTCAGGACTGCCTCGACGTCCTGGCCGGCCTCGAGACACTGCCCGACGTCATCACGATGGACATGATGATGCCGCGCATGGACGGCGTCACCGCCATCACCCGCGTGCGGGCGAACCCACGCTTCGCCCGGGTGGGACTCGTGATGGTCTCGACCCAGAGCCAGCAGATCGATCTCAACCGTGCGGCGGCCGCCGGCGTGGACGAGTACGTGACCAAGCCGTTCGACCCGGACACGCTCGTCGCGACCGTGCGCCGGGTCCTCGAATCTCGCCGCTAG
- a CDS encoding TetR/AcrR family transcriptional regulator: MRADAARRRETIVHAARSLVAARGSDVALDAVAEAAGVGIGTLYRNFDSRAALLDEVALSILSDVRAATRDAADRLGEEPGGAWDEFVERLVGLELGALTAALAEHAGEALSPEVRAAQDEALAGVDQLLETAQGEGLVRTDLTAMELVTTVGMITRPVPESVRRAAPDLRTRLVSILARGLRPEEP, translated from the coding sequence ATGAGGGCAGATGCCGCCAGGCGCCGCGAGACGATCGTCCATGCGGCGCGATCGCTGGTCGCCGCGCGGGGCAGCGACGTGGCCCTCGACGCGGTCGCCGAGGCCGCTGGGGTCGGGATCGGCACGCTGTACCGGAACTTCGACTCCCGAGCCGCCCTGCTGGACGAGGTCGCGCTGTCGATCCTGTCCGACGTGCGCGCCGCGACGCGCGATGCCGCGGACCGGCTGGGGGAGGAGCCCGGCGGAGCCTGGGACGAGTTCGTGGAGCGGCTCGTCGGACTCGAGCTCGGCGCACTGACGGCGGCGCTGGCCGAGCACGCCGGCGAAGCCCTGTCGCCCGAGGTCCGTGCGGCCCAGGACGAGGCGCTGGCCGGCGTGGACCAGCTGCTTGAGACCGCGCAGGGCGAAGGTCTGGTGCGCACGGACCTGACGGCGATGGAGCTCGTCACCACCGTGGGGATGATCACGCGGCCGGTGCCCGAGTCGGTGCGGCGTGCGGCACCGGACCTGAGGACGCGGCTGGTGTCGATCCTCGCGAGGGGCCTGCGCCCCGAGGAGCCGTGA
- a CDS encoding ABC transporter permease translates to MSSPTATEPRATESSVRRSIPPLAQLAGLTAALGAILIALLALFILPSLKSGAHDLPLGIAGDPAAVTQAKAALESAAPGAYAVELFSSADDLDDAIADRTVHGGLVAGPQGLEVHVASAGSTAISGSLTATAQGVGRAMALPVSISDVVPLPEDDPTGIGIGGLAFPLVFGGIVPVVAFRSIFKNSDRWKLAGLTSFAVIGGVIVAAVLRFWFGSITDSFWPVAGSMALGIAALAIPLAGLQQALGAKGFTIGAASMMFLGNPLAGIATTGAWLPSGLGDLGQLLPPGAAGALVRSTAYFDGAGSLGATLTLTGWIVAGGVLHAVGTRRAARRETITA, encoded by the coding sequence ATGTCATCCCCCACCGCCACCGAGCCGCGCGCCACCGAGAGCAGCGTCCGCCGGAGCATCCCGCCGCTGGCCCAGCTCGCCGGCCTGACCGCCGCCCTGGGCGCGATCCTGATCGCCCTGCTGGCGCTGTTCATCCTGCCCTCCCTCAAGAGCGGGGCCCATGACCTCCCGCTCGGCATCGCGGGCGACCCTGCCGCGGTCACCCAGGCGAAGGCGGCACTGGAGTCCGCAGCGCCCGGCGCCTACGCCGTCGAGCTCTTCTCCTCGGCCGACGACCTCGACGACGCGATCGCGGACCGGACGGTCCACGGCGGCCTCGTGGCCGGCCCGCAGGGACTCGAGGTCCACGTCGCGAGCGCGGGCTCGACCGCCATCTCCGGCTCGCTGACCGCGACCGCCCAGGGCGTCGGCCGGGCCATGGCCCTGCCCGTCAGCATCTCCGACGTCGTTCCCCTGCCCGAGGACGACCCGACCGGCATCGGCATCGGCGGTCTCGCCTTCCCGCTGGTCTTCGGCGGCATCGTCCCGGTGGTCGCGTTCCGCAGCATCTTCAAGAACAGCGACCGCTGGAAGCTCGCCGGACTCACGTCGTTCGCGGTGATCGGCGGCGTCATCGTGGCCGCCGTCCTGCGCTTCTGGTTCGGCAGCATCACCGACTCCTTCTGGCCCGTGGCCGGCTCCATGGCCCTGGGCATCGCCGCCCTCGCCATCCCGCTCGCGGGACTCCAGCAGGCGCTGGGCGCCAAGGGCTTCACGATCGGCGCCGCCTCGATGATGTTCCTCGGAAACCCCCTCGCGGGCATCGCGACCACGGGCGCCTGGCTCCCCTCGGGACTGGGCGACCTGGGCCAGCTGCTGCCGCCCGGCGCGGCCGGAGCACTGGTCCGCTCGACCGCCTACTTCGACGGAGCCGGCAGCCTCGGCGCGACGCTCACCCTCACGGGGTGGATCGTCGCCGGCGGCGTCCTGCACGCCGTGGGGACGCGACGCGCTGCACGTCGCGAGACCATCACCGCCTGA
- the lysX gene encoding bifunctional lysylphosphatidylglycerol synthetase/lysine--tRNA ligase LysX, translated as MSEHDEEAPDELVERRTPSQDRWPDVFAAAGFAFASFVLVITVVPPWYRHFARSNDVVSLLVAPVVPGLVYTALLFVIAVALRRRLRAALVVVVLWWFVVPSIGRLWAVANGEHRVLNLLGLLVSAVLVTLAWRVRDQFVARWVPANVVRAVLVFFGGGLVMMLVCSGLVRVYGTADELAEAAAFVQASMFADLGRTGIDLATGVRAPAWVRLVIGLLGALTVLGAAHMLFRPPGEGRRLSARDEAVVRGMLRDHGQEDSLGYFATRRDKAVVWDTGDPATARAGVSFRAVGSVSLASGNPVGDPERWTEAIDAWRTWSRGEGLSLAVMGAGRRGAEAYADAGLTMLDIGDEAVVDMAEFSLNAPGMKDVRRSVHRLQRRGYTAEVLRHSALDQEDFAALADAAEHWRGDGGDERGFSMALGRLGDPLDGDCVLVRACDETGRLRGFLSFVPWGRTGLSLDLMRRDPAAANGLVEFLVASLAAQAPRLGVGPVSLNFAMFREAFERGAEVGAGPVARVWRQGLLLASRTWQLESLYRSNAKYLPRWQSRYMGYEYTSDLPRVGMAAGSAEGFLTVPSISLLRRRGRYEEGLSTGQDDYAAQVLALVPPAPDPVAEALAIDRLPEQMRVRRLKLDRLRAAGIDPYPVTAPRTHTLADVRAEAGEPAPDTETGTVVSVVGRVVLKRDMGGLAFATLRDGSGDLQVMVDVQHLGEDGVRFWEHEVDLGDQVGVTGEVVTTRKGELSVRATSVMMTSKSLRPLPDKHLGLTDPEARVRRRYVDLIVRPDARTVAYQRATVVRSIRDSLHARGFTEVETPILQTVHGGANARPFETHINAYDLDLYLRIATELHLKRLLVGGMEQVFEVGRQFRNEGADHKHNPEFTSLEVYATYGDYESMRLLTQALVQEAATAVHGAPVARRRERDGTVVEYDLSGDWPVKTMCEAVSEALGEEITADTPLADLLRHAEKVGAELGESPSWGAALEGIYEPMCEERTTAPVFYTDFPKDNAPLTRAHRKDPRLAEKWDLVIFGAEQGTAYSELTDPVDQRERLVAQSLLAAAGDAEAMQVDEDFLAALEYGMPPAGGMGLGIDRLVMNLTGLSIRDTILFPLVKPERGP; from the coding sequence ATGAGTGAACACGACGAGGAGGCGCCTGACGAGCTCGTCGAGCGCCGGACGCCCTCGCAGGACCGATGGCCCGACGTCTTCGCCGCGGCGGGATTCGCCTTCGCGAGCTTCGTGCTCGTCATCACGGTGGTTCCGCCGTGGTACCGCCACTTCGCCCGCAGCAATGACGTCGTCTCGCTCCTCGTGGCCCCCGTCGTCCCGGGCCTGGTCTACACGGCACTGCTCTTCGTCATCGCCGTGGCGCTGCGGCGGCGGCTCCGCGCGGCCCTCGTGGTCGTCGTGCTGTGGTGGTTCGTCGTGCCGTCGATCGGGCGGCTCTGGGCCGTGGCGAACGGGGAGCATCGCGTCCTGAACCTCCTCGGGCTGCTGGTGAGTGCCGTCCTGGTGACGCTGGCCTGGCGCGTCCGCGACCAGTTCGTCGCGCGGTGGGTGCCCGCCAACGTGGTCCGCGCGGTGCTGGTCTTCTTCGGCGGAGGGCTGGTGATGATGCTCGTCTGCTCGGGCCTGGTGCGGGTGTACGGCACCGCCGACGAGCTCGCCGAGGCCGCGGCCTTCGTCCAGGCGTCGATGTTCGCCGACCTCGGCCGGACGGGGATCGACCTGGCGACCGGGGTGAGGGCGCCGGCCTGGGTGCGGCTGGTCATCGGCCTGCTCGGCGCGCTCACGGTGCTGGGGGCGGCGCACATGCTCTTCCGCCCGCCCGGGGAGGGCCGGCGGCTCTCGGCCCGCGACGAGGCCGTGGTGCGGGGCATGCTGCGCGACCACGGCCAGGAGGACTCGCTCGGCTACTTCGCGACGCGGCGCGACAAGGCGGTCGTGTGGGACACCGGCGATCCGGCCACGGCGCGGGCCGGGGTGTCCTTCCGCGCGGTCGGCTCGGTGTCCCTGGCCAGCGGCAACCCGGTGGGGGATCCCGAGCGCTGGACCGAGGCGATCGACGCGTGGCGGACGTGGTCGCGTGGCGAAGGGCTCTCGCTCGCGGTCATGGGCGCGGGCCGGCGAGGCGCCGAGGCCTACGCCGACGCGGGACTGACCATGCTGGACATCGGCGACGAGGCCGTCGTCGACATGGCCGAGTTCTCGCTCAACGCGCCCGGGATGAAGGACGTCCGTCGATCGGTCCACCGGCTGCAGCGCCGGGGGTACACCGCCGAGGTCCTCCGTCACTCGGCGCTCGATCAGGAGGACTTCGCCGCGCTGGCCGACGCGGCCGAGCACTGGAGGGGAGACGGGGGCGACGAACGGGGGTTCTCCATGGCGCTGGGCCGGCTGGGCGATCCGCTCGACGGCGACTGCGTCCTGGTCCGCGCCTGCGACGAGACCGGTCGGCTGCGCGGGTTCCTGAGCTTCGTCCCCTGGGGCAGGACCGGACTGTCCCTCGACCTGATGCGACGCGACCCGGCGGCTGCCAACGGTCTCGTGGAGTTCCTGGTCGCCTCGCTCGCGGCCCAGGCTCCGCGCCTGGGGGTCGGCCCGGTCTCGCTGAACTTCGCCATGTTCCGCGAGGCGTTCGAGCGAGGGGCGGAGGTCGGCGCCGGCCCGGTGGCCCGGGTGTGGCGCCAAGGGCTGCTGCTCGCCAGCAGGACGTGGCAGCTCGAGTCGCTCTACCGCTCGAACGCGAAGTACCTGCCCCGCTGGCAATCGCGGTACATGGGGTACGAGTACACCTCCGACCTGCCGCGCGTCGGAATGGCCGCGGGCAGCGCGGAGGGGTTCTTGACGGTGCCGTCGATCAGCCTCCTGCGCCGGCGGGGTCGGTACGAGGAGGGCCTGTCCACGGGGCAGGACGACTACGCGGCGCAGGTCCTGGCCCTGGTGCCGCCCGCCCCCGACCCCGTCGCCGAGGCGCTGGCCATCGACCGGCTGCCCGAGCAGATGCGCGTGCGGCGGCTCAAGCTCGACCGGTTGCGCGCGGCGGGGATCGATCCCTACCCGGTCACGGCTCCACGGACCCACACGCTCGCCGACGTCCGCGCCGAGGCGGGGGAGCCGGCACCGGACACCGAGACCGGAACGGTTGTGTCCGTGGTGGGCCGGGTGGTCCTGAAACGCGACATGGGCGGCCTGGCGTTCGCGACCCTGCGCGACGGCAGCGGCGACCTGCAGGTGATGGTCGACGTGCAGCACCTCGGGGAGGACGGCGTCCGCTTCTGGGAGCACGAGGTGGACCTGGGCGACCAGGTCGGCGTGACCGGAGAGGTCGTCACGACGCGCAAGGGCGAGCTCAGCGTCCGGGCGACCTCGGTCATGATGACCAGCAAGTCGCTGCGCCCACTGCCCGACAAGCACCTCGGCCTGACCGATCCGGAGGCCCGGGTCCGGCGTCGGTACGTCGACCTGATCGTCCGGCCGGACGCCCGCACGGTGGCCTACCAGCGGGCGACGGTGGTGCGCAGCATCCGCGACTCCTTGCACGCGCGCGGGTTCACCGAGGTCGAGACGCCGATCCTGCAGACCGTCCACGGCGGGGCGAACGCCCGCCCGTTCGAGACGCACATCAACGCCTACGACCTCGACCTCTACCTGCGGATCGCGACCGAGCTGCACCTCAAGCGACTGCTCGTCGGCGGGATGGAGCAGGTCTTCGAGGTGGGTCGTCAGTTCCGCAACGAGGGCGCGGACCACAAGCACAACCCGGAGTTCACGTCGCTCGAGGTCTACGCGACCTACGGCGACTACGAGAGCATGCGGCTGCTGACGCAGGCCTTGGTCCAGGAGGCGGCCACGGCCGTCCACGGCGCCCCGGTCGCCCGTCGTCGCGAGCGCGACGGCACGGTCGTCGAGTACGACCTGTCGGGGGACTGGCCCGTCAAGACGATGTGCGAGGCGGTCTCGGAGGCGCTCGGCGAGGAGATCACGGCGGACACGCCGCTCGCCGATCTCCTGCGCCACGCCGAGAAGGTCGGCGCCGAGCTGGGTGAGAGTCCCAGTTGGGGAGCCGCGCTCGAGGGCATCTACGAGCCGATGTGCGAGGAGCGGACGACGGCGCCGGTGTTCTACACCGACTTCCCCAAGGACAACGCTCCGCTCACCCGCGCCCACCGGAAGGACCCGCGGCTCGCCGAGAAGTGGGACCTGGTGATCTTCGGGGCCGAGCAGGGGACCGCCTACTCGGAGCTGACCGACCCGGTGGACCAACGCGAGCGGCTGGTCGCCCAGTCCCTGCTCGCCGCGGCCGGGGACGCCGAGGCGATGCAGGTGGACGAGGACTTCCTGGCGGCCCTGGAGTACGGCATGCCGCCGGCGGGCGGCATGGGCCTGGGGATCGACCGTCTCGTCATGAACCTGACGGGACTGAGCATCCGTGACACGATCCTGTTCCCGCTCGTGAAGCCCGAGCGCGGGCCGTGA